In one window of Carcharodon carcharias isolate sCarCar2 chromosome 14, sCarCar2.pri, whole genome shotgun sequence DNA:
- the tpgs1 gene encoding tubulin polyglutamylase complex subunit 1, translating into MAAAVVSSRTEPLLEPPVPAALTPTLREALLKILENRPEDPVSFLSEYFENLAAASEGAAEKAAPKQQQELVPRALKQLLLCHYSRPAFSRNLASAFQILSSPIGKKKKAGLKGRAYTELLKQICADAQLSSCSLIHKLQCWDHEAVPFGVFRHGVLTCLIFLEFVKISGRLFDVVADSDEADRTLCQVLLEALKDAVSIGDSSSSVGYLDAGSKLAPDQLGQAMERALRLQKNESIPSISKEEFILLTAPLFIEKVKPVC; encoded by the exons ATGGCGGCGGCGGTGGTTTCCAGTCGGACGGAGCCGCTCTTGGAGCCTCCTGTCCCGgccgctctcacacccacactccgggAGGCGCTGCTCAAGATCCTGGAGAACAGGCCTGAGGATCCCGTCTCTTTTCTGAGCGAATATTTCGAAAACCTGGCGGCGGCCTCGGAGGGAGCGGCGGAGAAAGCTGCCCCGAAACAGCAGCAG GAGCTTGTCCCCAGAGCCTTGAAGCAGTTGCTGCTTTGTCACTACAGCAGACCGGCCTTCAGCAGGAACCTGGCTTCGGCTTTCCAGATCCTCAGCTCCCCCATCGGTAAGAAGAAGAAAGCTGGCCTGAAGGGTCGAGCCTACACCGAGCTCCTGAAACAGATCTGTGCAGATGCCCAGCTCTCATCCTGCTCCCTGATCCACAAACTGCAATGCTGGGATCATGAGGCTGTTCCTTTCGGTGTCTTCAGACACGGGGTTTTAACCTGCCTCATCTTCTTGGAGTTTGTGAAGATTTCCGGCAGATTGTTTGATGTGGTTGCTGATTCTGACGAGGCTGATCGGACATTGTGTCAGGTTCTGCTTGAAGCTCTGAAAGATGCAGTCAGCATCGGAGACTCCTCCAGCTCTGTCGGGTATCTCGATGCTGGCTCAAAGCTGGCTCCTGACCAGCTTGGACAGGCAATGGAAAGAGCATTGAGGCTCCAGAAAAATGAATCGATTCCGTCAATATCCAAGGAAGAGTTCATCCTGCTCACTGCTCCTCTCTTCATTGAGAAAGTAAAACCTGTCTGTTGA